In the genome of Natronomonas salina, the window TCCCGTTTACGTCCCCGTAGCGAGAACGATACGACGAGTAATCGAACCCCCTATGACGAACCAATTCGACCGGACGGATCTCACGTCTCGACGCCGTCTGCTGGCGGCAGTGAGTTTGAGTGCTTCTTCGGCGGCACTCGCCGGCTGTAACGACGTACTTCCGGGGGGCGGGACTGGTGACTCGAACCAGAATGGGTCGCCAGATAACGGTGAGACCGACGTCGCTGAGACGCCGACCGGCCCGACTCGGTGGCCGGCCATCGAGACCGGTGAACTGCTCTCGTCCTTCGAGAACCTCGAGGAGTGGTCCGCCGAAACCGGCGAGATATCTGCCGCTCCCGACGAGGCGCGGACCGGGTCACAGGCGGTGGTCGTCGAGAGCGACGGTGCCCAGGCGAGGGTGAGCATCGAGTTCCCGGACGGGATCGACATGACTGGCTGGGATCTCTCTTTCGCAGTCAAACCGGAGTCCGCTGACCGGATTCGTGTCGAATACCACGCGCCCTCCAGTGGCGAGCGCCTCGGCAGTGCACGGGTGGTCCCCGACGGATTCGACGAATGGTTCCGGCTGGACGCCGGATACCAGCAGAAACCGGGCAACGAACCCGACCTGTCGAACGTGAGCCGGATCAACATCATCGCCGACGGGCCCGACGGCGGTCCGAGTAGACTGCTGGTCGACGACCTCCGTCGGACCGAATCGGCATCGGTGGGCAAAGTGGTGTTCGCGTTCTACGGGGGCCACCAGTCCCACTACGAGGTTGCCGCCGACTTGCTCGAGGAACGCGACTGGGCCGCGGCCGTCCCCGTTGCTCCCGACGCCATCGGCAGCGGCGACCGGATGGGTAACGAGCAGCTCCGCGAACTCAGTGATCGCGGCTGGGACATCTGCCCGCTTCCCGAGGTCTCGACGCCACTCCGCGACCAGTCTGAGTCCGAGCAGCGAGCGATCCTCGAGGATAGCCGCGACGCCCTCGCCAGCGAGGGCTTCGAGGACGGCGCCCGACATCTGTTCGTCCCCGATAGCGGGATGGACGCTACCACCTACGAACTCGCCAGGGGCATCCACGACTCGGCGTTCCTCTACAACTCCGGGACGACCGGGGTGCCACCCACCGAGATGCACATGGTCCCGATGATCTGGGGACCCGCACTCCATACTGGCGTTCGCCGCCACACCAACCTCTCCGACCAGTACGACCTGCTCACGGTCCTCCGTATCCCGCCGATCGTCGACGAAGACGATGCTGGTGGCGACGGAAACCTGATGTCACTCGATGATTTCTGGCTGCTCCTGGAGCACGTCGAACAGCGCGGACTCGACGTGGTCACGCCCTCCGACCTCGTCGATGGATCGTGGGAGCACGATGGCGATGCCGACGAGACCACCGACCGCGACCGGCCGAGTGGCGTCCTTCTCGAGGAGGGCCAGGCTGCCCAGTTCGATGGCACCGGCCCAGCGACCACTCGGTCGTTCGACCTCGACGAGGGAGTCGTCGTCGCGAACGTCACTCACGAGGGCGGTGCACCAATCACCGTCGACGTCACCTGGGGCGAGGAGCCTGCACCCGACGAGAATCTGTCGACGATGTCGGGGGCTACGACCGGAACGTCACTCATGGCCGTCGACGAGGGGACCTATCGTCTCGAGGTCGACGCAGCGAACGCGTGGTCGGTCGACCTCTCCCAGCCATCGGTCCACGGCGACGACCTCCAGGACCTCCCGGTCGAGGCTGACGGTTCCGGATCGGCGTACGTCGGGCCACTGTGGACACAGGGTGACGTCAGAGTGGTCGCGACCCACGACGGCGACGGCGAATTCATCGTCGACGGGTACGGCGCGGATGGCAGCTGGGAGGTGCTCGTCCACCGCACGGGTGCGTTCGATAACTCGCGGTCCTACAGGGCGGGTGGAGCCGTCTGGCTCAACGTCGAGGCTGACGGGAACTGGACGCTCGAAGTCACCAACGCGTGATACGGAAACGCATCCCCTGACGGGACACGAGAAGCGAGAGGCGCGTCTCCACCGCTGAACGAAACGTGATATTCGTCCCACTTCGATGGGCGTAGCCGGATCGAAGAGGGGACGAACCCGCTATTCAGAGGGAAAGAGCGCTTCCAAAGTGCGGCTGGGTAGCCGAATCTCGACTACTGTCGTCAGTTCGCGGCGCAGTTGTTCGGCCCGAGTTCGAGGTCCGTTGCGTCGTCCGTCAGCGGTTCCTGGCCCCAGTTGATGGCCTTGATCTGGTTGTAGTTGGCCGGTTCGTCGGAGAGACCTTCGACGATGGTGTCGACGAACTGCTCGCGATCGTCCATCCCGAACAACTCGTTGTCCATCTCGAGGTCGCCGAGCGTCGTCGCCAGCGGTCGGACGTCCTCGTCGTCGAAGTGCCCCGGGAGGACGACCGTGTCGTCCGGGAGGTCCGCGAGACGCTCGAGGCTCTCGAAGAGGTCGCTCGCAGCCTCGCGAACCTCTGTCTCGGCGCTCCCCTCGAGGTCGGGGCGTCCGACGCTCTGGATGAACAGTGTGTCACCCGAGAGCAGCGCCTCGCCGAACTCGAAGGAGACGCTCCCGGGGGTGTGACCGGGAGTGTGCTTGACGCTGAGCTCGCGTTCTCCAACGTCGATGGCATCGCTGTCCTCGATCGGAGTGTAGTCGTCGAGTTCCCCGGAGTCGTCGGGATGCAGATAGTACGGGACGTCGAGTTCGTCGGCGAGTAGCGGCGCGCCGCTGATGTGGTCGGCGTGAGCGTGCGTATCGACCGCCGCGACGATCTCGACATCGTGCTCGGCGGCGACGGACCCATACTCGTCGGTGTAGAGGCTCGGGTCGACGACGACGCCTTCGTCGCCGTCGGCGACGAGATACGAGACACATCCGGTTCCGGGGCGGACGATCTGGGTCACCCCATCGAGGTCTGAGAGCTCGTAGGTGACGTGGACCTTCCCCCAGCCGTTCATCCCGTTGTCCATCGACTTGGCGTCGTAGCCACGGTCAGCGAGGAAGCCGGCTGCGTCCGACGACGTCACGCCGGCGACACAGACGACGACGATCTCCTTGTCCTCGGGGAGTTCGTCGAGTGATTCCTCCAAGCCGTCGAACTCGCCGTCGAGCAGCTGGTCGTAGATGGGAAGGTTGTAACTCCCGTCGATGTGCCACTCCTCGTAGTCGTCCTCGTTGCGGACGTCGAGGACGAACAGGTCGTCGTCGTCACGTCGGTCGGCGACCTCGTTGGGGTCGATCGTGGGACTCTGGAAATCAGTATTGCTCATCTCACCCAATATTACGAACTTGCGACGTAAAAGGGTACCGCTGCGCTGAACAGGTAGTCCGTACGTATCCAACCTCGAAGCTCCGAATATCGTATCTGACTACGTCAGGTCTTCGACTGATCCCGAGAGATAGCGTCCT includes:
- a CDS encoding polysaccharide deacetylase family protein, with the protein product MTNQFDRTDLTSRRRLLAAVSLSASSAALAGCNDVLPGGGTGDSNQNGSPDNGETDVAETPTGPTRWPAIETGELLSSFENLEEWSAETGEISAAPDEARTGSQAVVVESDGAQARVSIEFPDGIDMTGWDLSFAVKPESADRIRVEYHAPSSGERLGSARVVPDGFDEWFRLDAGYQQKPGNEPDLSNVSRINIIADGPDGGPSRLLVDDLRRTESASVGKVVFAFYGGHQSHYEVAADLLEERDWAAAVPVAPDAIGSGDRMGNEQLRELSDRGWDICPLPEVSTPLRDQSESEQRAILEDSRDALASEGFEDGARHLFVPDSGMDATTYELARGIHDSAFLYNSGTTGVPPTEMHMVPMIWGPALHTGVRRHTNLSDQYDLLTVLRIPPIVDEDDAGGDGNLMSLDDFWLLLEHVEQRGLDVVTPSDLVDGSWEHDGDADETTDRDRPSGVLLEEGQAAQFDGTGPATTRSFDLDEGVVVANVTHEGGAPITVDVTWGEEPAPDENLSTMSGATTGTSLMAVDEGTYRLEVDAANAWSVDLSQPSVHGDDLQDLPVEADGSGSAYVGPLWTQGDVRVVATHDGDGEFIVDGYGADGSWEVLVHRTGAFDNSRSYRAGGAVWLNVEADGNWTLEVTNA
- a CDS encoding MBL fold metallo-hydrolase, producing the protein MSNTDFQSPTIDPNEVADRRDDDDLFVLDVRNEDDYEEWHIDGSYNLPIYDQLLDGEFDGLEESLDELPEDKEIVVVCVAGVTSSDAAGFLADRGYDAKSMDNGMNGWGKVHVTYELSDLDGVTQIVRPGTGCVSYLVADGDEGVVVDPSLYTDEYGSVAAEHDVEIVAAVDTHAHADHISGAPLLADELDVPYYLHPDDSGELDDYTPIEDSDAIDVGERELSVKHTPGHTPGSVSFEFGEALLSGDTLFIQSVGRPDLEGSAETEVREAASDLFESLERLADLPDDTVVLPGHFDDEDVRPLATTLGDLEMDNELFGMDDREQFVDTIVEGLSDEPANYNQIKAINWGQEPLTDDATDLELGPNNCAAN